In Rhopalosiphum padi isolate XX-2018 chromosome 3, ASM2088224v1, whole genome shotgun sequence, the genomic stretch TCTTACTTGTTTATGATGGACATCTCGCAATTGGTCCATTTGTGTTTCTAGAGCAGCCCTCATACTAGTagctttttctttttcttctgcTTTTTCTTTTGATGATGATACAATGTGAACTTGTTCTAAaatcagaaatataattttttatctcaattgttcatgttattatatatatatatataataaaaaaattgaaatagataggtatacttcaaaaaatatttttttcacacttTACATATAGACTATTCTTATAGTTAAAaagattgtaaaattattattgcgtgctatatattatactatgtaatgGTAATATTACTGATAAATAAACAATAGCAATACCAGAAACTTATTTTGACAATAACTATACCAGAGCTTAACACAGTTAACATTACTAAGGTCAACAGGTATCAgtaaacaatgaaaattatttgattaatgacTAATAAGATTAGATTAAGACTCATTTTaagcttataattaatttaactactaTAAATTcagaacataaaaaaatcaattaacaaattattcaaagattttactgatataataaaataatgaacatctGATGAGACTTATATAGATAGCTATTAGAGCAGCGTTTCTCGACTGGTGTGTCGTCGGGTAAATCCAAACGTGTCGTGGgaagtactaatattaaatgcacAAACCTTGTTGatactatatttacaaaaactaataggtattcttatttttttcctatTGTGTGTCACAAagtatgaaaatttttaatagtgTGTCACCATAATACAAAGATTGAGAAATACTGTAACACAGTTTAGGCGATCAGCGCAGTGTGGCGCACCATAACCATACAACAATTCCACCACAAAACTGAGTGCCCATGGtcacaaaaatatttgaactttgcCTACCAGTGTTCACTTTTTGTGAGTCCAACAATAAATATCTTAAGCAAAGTATTGAATAaccattaatgaaaatattatgtactaaaacTGTATAGAATATTAACATGTTATATTTACGAAGAGCATGTTAACAAGTAAGTTAATCATCAGAAGTTTTGATAAAATGCCTTATTgtcataaaacaaaaacatcaggtattaatttaatctaataaatacattgtggtgtatttaattattttcttaaataataatgtatttgaagataaatacaatttgtcaTACCTGCTGCTTTCATTTTTGCAAACTCTTCTCTTAATGCATCAATGTTCTCTTCTAATGTACGTTTCTTATTTTCTGCTTCTCTTAAGGATTCTTGCATAGATTTAAGGCGAGCTTCATTTTGTGAGATTTTCAAACGACTTTCGGCAAGTTCTTTCTCATAGTCACTAACCTAAATTTAATGGAACAAAATATATgctttaattctaataaaactaattgttaagttaactaaaaattacttttttattcatatcAGTTTGACTTAATTCGAAGAAATTGCATCGTTGAACCAAGTTTTTTACTTCAGATTtcattttactaatataaagtCTAGCAACAGTGAACTCTTCATCCAGCTTGCTATTTCCATCACTAATAGCTTGttgctttaataaataaataagaattatttttaaaactttgctttttacaaataacaataattgaaaattactaACATTGAGTTCAGCTTCACTTCCTATTGCTGCTCCAATTTCAGCAATATCTTTGAGAAGATTTGATAACATGTCTGTTGTACGTTTCTTTTGATGCACAAACATATCTTTTAACTGTTGTAATTCGGAGGACGTTGAATTCAAAGATGACtaaaaaacagaatattataagtacatttcCTATACTATAGGTAACACAATGTTTTGTTTGTATACTTCTTTTATGGATAGTTCTTCCATAAGAGTctcattttctttatttttcacATCAACTTCTTGacttttttgatcataattaacAGCAAGTTCTTCAAGGGCTTGTAGAACTTCTTTCACTTCTTCTTTTGCACTTTCATTTTCTTGAGTAATTCTATGCATTTCTTGTTGTAACTGCTCATAATCTCTTTGAGTTGATGTAAGAAGctatttaatacaaacaaaaattattattattccttagTTATATTGACTTAAATGATTACTTCTTCCTGTTCCATTATTtgttcttttaatttttctatgtcTTGACTTTGTTGATTTATTTCTTCATCTTTATCATCCAATTGCTGATATAAGGCTTCACGTTCTTCTTCAAGTTTTTGTCTTTCCTCTGTTGACATGGATTCTGTCATTACGCCTCCAGGTATTGCAGGTACTGGACCAACCACTAATTCTatagacaaaattaaattaattgatattatttttaacttgaatttaactatgaaaattaatatttgtcttTGTATTAATACCTTTTTTAATATCAACTTGGACATTTGGTGTAGATGCTTCCATTGGTTCTTGTAAGTTAACTTGTTCGTCTTCTTTTACAGTTTCTCCACACCTCCAACTATGTAATttgaattagttttattatttaaataagcatactacaattttttttaccgaTTAAGTTCAGATTGAAGTTTATCACACTTGGCTTTGTAACgtgtacatttttctttttctttttcataaCGTCTCTTCCATTCTTCTGCTGTTAATTCTTCATTGACAGTAATAACATTCTTAATTGTTTTTGctcttaaaagtaaataaaataaataattatattttatatacattacccATATCATGTGTCCATTTCAAACTGACAACTAGTGGACGTTTAACTATTACTAAACCACTTATTCTTAACTGTATAAGAGATCACCAACTAATTTTTTAGggccaatatatattataaaatatttttgtatgtatatataaaatatatacaaagaagttgctaaaaattacaatacttattTGGGAGGTTGCCATagtaaaaaaagctaaaaacTGCTATACACATAATAGTTAGCTATGTACAAATTAGTATGAAACACAATATTGAATACTGTAAGAATATTaaccatattatgtttataattacagaataaatgttaatatttaaaatatttttaaacataatacaatatgtaaccTAATGTCCGTTTCTCCTAATTGTTAATTGACTgcctttattaaatttaataattatataaaaaataaaattaatttttcatttatattttttttatcattgttattactaaatacaaaaaatacactgtaatttaatttagtcttttaaattttcaagtaaaattaaataaccataTTTAGTCATGTTAAGTtggttatcagtttatcactaaTTATTTAGCAATAGACTACTTCATTAAGATACTAATTaagatattactttattttcttCAGATGAGTTGGAGgagggatataatatataagtttcaCTCACCTTCTACCAAAATCTAAAGTTGATTTTGTTTCTGACTCATTGAAAGAAGCAGGAGAACAGCAAATGATAATTGTGGTACGAGCGTTTCCACCCAATGATTCTTGTAATATACGTGTTAGTTTTGAATCTCGATATggtatgtgtgtttttttatctTCGGCCAATGCAGATATTACATTTCCCAAAGCTGATAatgatttgttaatattttttgcttCATCTAATACTGTACCTTCTGCACCGGTTTTGcttacctaaaaataatatttgtattaggtatacaaAAGTGAATAACCAAATTttacaagaattttttttttaacttaaagttgaattattaaacatatatttcatttacttTTTCACTACCGGCCAAATCTACAAGATAAAGTTTtccagataattttttttcattttccaaATTTTCTTGCTTTACGTTTATCAAAAACACACTATGACTTCTTGAACTGTGCTCATTCATGTCTaagattcaaataaaaatataaaatccagtctaattaatgtttaattattataaatttacttgtCACAGCTATATGTCTGTTAGCTTTGCCTTCTTCAATTACAGCAAATACTTCTTCTGGACTAGAAACAAATCGTTCAGTAGCACCTTTTACGAAGGGAACTCTATTTTTATCTTCATGAACACTTAAGTTCACTTTTGATACTAAAAACAGCCAatattgaacaaattatttaaactatattaataattatgaacaaaaatataaacataccatCTAATAAATCACGGATCTTGtccatataaatttcaaaataagacACCTTTATATGAAATTCCAAATTTTCTTCCATTGCATAAATATGGTTAAATATATCATTGACAATCCGAGGAATAATACCTTGTTTGGATGGATCGCCAATGACCCCCTCCATAGTATGTGTTTTACCAGAAGAGGTTTGACCATATGCAAAAATTGTTCCATTGTAACCAGCAAGCacatctaattaaaattttcaagatacataaatatacgtgtaaaaaacaattattaggtAAATTGTTCAATTATGCATAACTACTATGTtcttaattttctaaataataagtttataagaatatagttttaagaaggaagcaaaatatatttttatattctattagtTTAATGACATACTACAGTAAATTCTAGTTATAACGAAAGTCCTATAGAAGTTCCCTGCcgaaaagcagggcttataaaaagcttattcgaattttcgttacaacaaaatttccgttataacgaaaaaaaagttCGGTCCCATGGAGTTCGTTGTAACaagattttactatatataaattgaatttctaACTCACTGTAAGAAAAcgagtttaaatataaaacactacactactgtaaaaataaaatattttacctgaTACAATTGACTTTGCAGCATCACCATAAACTTTATCTTGACTGGCATTTGGCTTGAAaactttatcaaataaataaacttttccCTAAACAAAAGtaaatgtaacaataatttttcaaatattagaaTTGTCAGTTAGCAGTTACACATTATAAATGACAAAATTAATAGACAAGAGCAACtttgcttgtttttttttagctaaATGTACAGAtaaaggtaaaattaaaatcaaaaaataaatatgaatagaataattttttttttaaaactttggaCTTAAAGTAGTTAATTTATCTATCTAactattagaaaattataaaaatataaaataaaaatgtaaaggtACACTtactatgaattttattttgtatcaaaaactaataaatttgaaatacattttacaaaagatatgataatttctttatttatttaaattacaaatttaccaatatttatttCACTCAATACTAAACATTGCTActctcttaaaaaattaataatttgtataaattgtttaaatattattgatgatttactattttattttagtgaaaatcaatttaattagttttctttttgattataaaatatgtacaactcGAATTTAAAGaagactatttaaattataatgaatgttagttaaataaaataataaataaataaatatgtatagtgaaataaaataaatattggtgaTCGCTCAttattttatggtaaggtataaaatacctataaataaactaaaatgtagatatttgagtaaataaaaaactgtttCAAAAAAGGATTCCTAGGGCTTTCATTAGTATATCAAAAACATGAACCTGTAGTTgcataagaaattaatttattaaccatTATAATTAGGACATTTTAgacaaaaaattgttatatgttcgttttcaatttattgttaaaactttaaattaattccttgttttaatgattaaaagattaaatatgattatatttatttaaataaaagcaaaaacagacataataattaaaaaagtatcaaAGTTTAGAAATGATCAAACTTAATTTTCAtactcataattaattttttctcaaCCATTTTAACTAAAGCTCAAGtactatttaaacttttaaaaatgtaagagtaataaaacaatgatttttaattattattttttttttaatttttctattgtcATACTCAaacttgattattatataattctcaAACTTCAAGCTATTTGAATTTCATTAAGTCTAAAGTGTTCAAAAacccattaatttattaatttaatttaatttaaccttaatttaaatcaaaaaatattaaatattatttaaagatattttatttttaaatttaaaaactagatactgtacctatctaaaatgcaaaatagatttttttttaaacatctatAATAGGTACTTCAATACTATTTAGTTGGATTAGAAGAAAGAATAGGCACTAGAATTAAATCCTCCTGTCTCCTTAATCAAGGCTTAcctttacttaatataatatgtattatattatattaaaaaaatataaattggaatTAAATTTCCgttaataaagattattattattattaacctacTCACACATAGGTATACCATTATTTATGTTCAatgataatggtttttttttgttacaaactcaaaaataattgataaaaactcaatttacaaaaaaataaaaagttcaacCAATCTTGTGTTACAATTAGTTTTGTAATCCCgccaattaattatattgtgatgacaaaatatgaagtataaaaaaatttatttttttcttttgtttaatttctaaacaaaaatatatcttcATTCGAGtctagtaggtatatttataagaaaaaaaatgaaaaatatacttattatatatatattagatctGTCTAAGGTTGCTCATCCCTAAATTCGATTCTACGAATAATGAGAAAACTTTCATTAGTAAGAAATAATAAGTAAAGTAACTGAAATAGATAACAGGAATTTTGGGACAAATCcaataaatgttttcaaaatattttacaaattccttaaaaaaagaGGTTaagctaaattatttttaaaaacaataagtatttacatagaaatatactcaattattaatttattacaaattaaataacattttagaaaatatggtttttaattttattttttggtttataaTGAACATACCAGTATTATAGAAATCGGTTAGGTAATAAATAGCCAACAAAAtgatggttttttattttttaacactatAAGTGAGATAAAAAACAACCAAGACTTAATTTCAGGTTAACACTAAGTTGAGTGCTAAATTTACAACAATGTAAcattggaaaataaatattaaaaaattctttgaaagtattttttaagataaaagaatcactctatacaagaaatataaatttattatctttaaattagtagttacaaaaataaataaatataaatacatacacataatgtagttatgattgtatttaaataaaataatatagttacctacttattattaaaaaaattgtttttttaaacattcaacGTTCacaactacaattaaataacagtAGTTAATAAAAAGATGAGATGAATTTTTAGatcaaaaagtaattattaattattttcttacctATTGACTATTGgaattgttacataatatatattatattattattaaaaagatatACCTAGCCAGCACTTTTTTACtcttaatttacataaaataaaaagcagaaattgttcatatttaaaatgaacaatCCTATAAGTATTCTGAATTATATTggttacctacctacctatttacctaataattaatagatttattacgCTACAAATTTCTACTGTTTTCTTTACTTTagctttacattttatttacagttttgcctatatactataaaattataaatattttagcacaaataaaa encodes the following:
- the LOC132923956 gene encoding kinesin heavy chain, producing the protein MAAEREIAAEDSIKVVCRFRPLNDSEEKAGSRFIVKFPTGPDENCITIGGKVYLFDKVFKPNASQDKVYGDAAKSIVSDVLAGYNGTIFAYGQTSSGKTHTMEGVIGDPSKQGIIPRIVNDIFNHIYAMEENLEFHIKVSYFEIYMDKIRDLLDVSKVNLSVHEDKNRVPFVKGATERFVSSPEEVFAVIEEGKANRHIAVTNMNEHSSRSHSVFLINVKQENLENEKKLSGKLYLVDLAGSEKVSKTGAEGTVLDEAKNINKSLSALGNVISALAEDKKTHIPYRDSKLTRILQESLGGNARTTIIICCSPASFNESETKSTLDFGRRAKTIKNVITVNEELTAEEWKRRYEKEKEKCTRYKAKCDKLQSELNRWRCGETVKEDEQVNLQEPMEASTPNVQVDIKKELVVGPVPAIPGGVMTESMSTEERQKLEEEREALYQQLDDKDEEINQQSQDIEKLKEQIMEQEELLTSTQRDYEQLQQEMHRITQENESAKEEVKEVLQALEELAVNYDQKSQEVDVKNKENETLMEELSIKESSLNSTSSELQQLKDMFVHQKKRTTDMLSNLLKDIAEIGAAIGSEAELNQQAISDGNSKLDEEFTVARLYISKMKSEVKNLVQRCNFFELSQTDMNKKVSDYEKELAESRLKISQNEARLKSMQESLREAENKKRTLEENIDALREEFAKMKAAEQVHIVSSSKEKAEEKEKATSMRAALETQMDQLRDVHHKQVADLRDEISEKQTLIAELKDQVQKYSLAQQQLQTDYNKLLQEDQEKSQRLQEYVLANERREQARKDLKGLEDTVTKELQTLHNLRKIFVQDLQSRMKKSATAEDTDEASSGGTLAQRQKISFLENNLDQLTKVHKQLVRDNADLRCELPKLEKRLRATMDRVKALESALKDAKEGAMRDRKRYQYEVDRIKDAVRQKNLARRGPSPQIAKPIRAGQHNIIAINRISEDELKKRKAAAIPEIAESS